The genomic interval AAGATCGAAGAATCAGGTATTGAAGATTCTTCTGATGATGAGGCAGCTTAATTTAATAATTCGGTTTGCGATTGAAGATCGCGATCCTGAAAGGACTTCATGAAAAATCTAATTTATGCATTTTTGGTCTTGCTCCACGCGGTGGTAGCCTTCGGTAATAAAGGTAGTGCGTACCGTCCGATGGTCACGGAAGGGGAGATAATCACTGTTTATTCTGTTGATGACCCTAAGCGCCTTCCTTCCATTGAAGAAGTTCGAAATGACCTTAAGAGAAAGAAGAATGTGGTAAAAGAAGGTGTTGATGATTTGAAGTCAGATAAAGACTCCGAAACTGAGGGTGAGCATCCTGAAGATTCAGATGACCATTCGGATGACGCGGAAGAAAGTCCTGAAGAAGATGAACCTGAAGACGGCGACGAGGACGAGGAATAGCGATAAGCGGCGGATTGAATGTCGAAGTACTACGAAAAGATTATTCATGAAACTTTAAAGGAAACTGGAATCCCTTATCGCGTTAATGCACAGGGAACCCACGCTGTCTTGTTGGCGTGCCCGGTTTGCAGTCAGAAGAATAAGTTTTTCGCGGATCTTCGCGACGGTCGATTCATTTGTCATAATTGCGTCGGCGATGGTAAAAATATTAAAGGCGGCCTGACATATTTCGTCTCGCTTTGTCGCGGAGAAACATATGAAGAAAGTCAGGCCCGGATCAATTCGGGAAGAACCATCTCAAAACTCTTCTCAGACAGTAAAGGCGACGGTTCAGCACTGCTTGAAAAGGTTAAGAGTATCTATGCTCCAAATGTAGCAAATGAAAACAATATGGATTGCTACGACTTTCCCGAGATTAAGCTTCCACCGCACGCGATTAAAATGGAAAAGGGGTCTCCAGCCTATCGTTACCTTCACAATGTTCGAAATATTTCTGAGGCTGAACTTGCAAAGCTTGACGCGTATGAAGTCCCGGCAAGCAGTACTGATGATTTGAGGCGACTAGCAGCTGGACTAAGTAAGGAAAAAATCAAAGAGATGTATGCGCACAGTGGGCGTGTCATCTTTGTTCAAAAGGTGCTTGGAAAAATTGTCGGATATATTTCTCGTGACTATACTGGTAAGCGAGATAAGAAGAATAAAGTCTTAAACAGCGTTGGATCCTGGAGACAGTATTGTTTATGGAATTGGGATCGCGTTAAGAACTCAGACAGACTGATCGTCACTGAAGGTATCATTTCAGCGATGTTTTGTGGTGAAGACGCTACAGCCACCTACGGAAACAATGTATCAAATCAACAGGTCTCCCTAATGCTCTCATCAAAAGCAAAAGAAGTTGTTATTATGGTGGAGGTAGGTGCTGAGATTAATGCCTACAAACTCGCTTTCGCTTTGATGGCCCATAAGATTGTTAAGATGGTATTTCTACCGAAAGAGAAGACAGAAAAAGGTGATTGGAAAGATTGTGCCAACTACACCGTTCAAGAAAATCTCGATCTCATTGAAAGCACACCTTATGCTGACGAATATGAGATCGCCAAAAAAATGAAAGAAATTGTTGAGCAGGGAAAGAAAAAACCCGAACAAAAGGGAAAGAAAGACAGAAAAAACTATCGCATGGAAAAAGCGATGAGACTGATGATGAAATAGGGGCCCGAAAGCCCCTTTTCTTCGTTTTTACTACAAATTACGAACCTTCTTTTCAGCTGCTTGAAAAGACTCATCAATCATCATTTCAAGATTCTCTTCCATAGACTTTTCGTTGCTAATCGCGATGACCTGAAGTTTTTTGTAGGATGCAACACTTAGAGTAACCGTAGTTGATCCATTTACCAAAGAAAGGGATGATTTTGAACGAGGTCCGCGAGGGCGACCAGTTTCCAAAGGATGCTCTTTTAGATACATCACATCGTTATAAGATAACTCGTAACCTCTTCCACCTTTTCTTGCCCTAATTGCACCCTTCAAAATATATCTGGAAATGCTAATTGGTGATTTCTTGAGAGTCTTTTGGGCGAACTTAGTATCAACTGATTTTCCGAATGGCTTCAATCTATAGTCGCCTGGCGGATATTTTATTGCTGAATTGTCTCCCATCATTCCTCCATGGAAAAAAGGGTTATTGTGTTTCATTTTGAGATAATCATGGTAAACATGTTATTACAAGTCTTTTCGGTAAATATGGAAAATTCTATAGACGAACATTCAGGAAATTCTAAGTCAGAGAGTTAAGTCTTCATAAGGAAGACTTTGCATGGCGACACTGTCCTACAGCGCAATTTTAACCAAACCAATTTTAACCATAATTGGTCTCGACGTGTCTCTTACTGGAACTGGACTTTCAGTCTTCACTCACAATCGAGAAACGGGTTCTATAGAGCTCAAGAATCTCTATTTGATATCAACTCCCCCGACCAAAGCCAGGCATCAACGAATTGGTCGCTTTTTGCGCATTGTTTCCGCAATTGAATCCCTCCTAGGAAAACATTCTCCGGATGCTATCGCAATCGAAGGGTATGCTCTTAAGTCGCAGGGGCGGGCAGCTTCTGATCTTCCTGAGATTGGAGGAATGATCCGCCTCATGATTATTAAGAGATGTATTCCATTTATAGAAATTGAACCTACATCTTTAAAGAAGCACATCACTGGAAAAGGCAATGTCGATAAGTCAATTATGATCAAAGTCATCAATGAACTACTGAACATTTCTGTTACCGATGACAACGTATCGGATGCATCGGGTTTGGGTCTTATGCTCTCACATAAACTATCGAGTGTCGGTTATGACTTCGCTAAGCTCTTTGATGAATTGATGGAGAAGGCCGAGGACAAGAAAGAAGAAAAGCGCTTAAAAGATCTTCGAAAGAAATACGGCAAAATCATCCCGGAAGACAAACTATATCCGAAAAATAAGAATTCGAATCGAAAAACTAAAGAGGTTCCGGAAATCACTGTTACCGAGCTCAGCTTTTAACTCAATTTTTAACCTCGCCCCATTTAGTTCAGGCAAGGGGAAGTTTATGAAAACAGTCATTGCAAATAGAAAAAACCAAGCGAATAGACGAACATCTGTCCTGTGGTTCTGCCTTACCTGGATGGTTGTACTTTTCGTATGCTCCTGCACCCCGACTGACGAGACCGCGAAGGAGATGCCTGACCGATTTGATCCGCGTATTCCAGCAGGCATCATTGGCACTGACCTTTTAATCAAACCGCCGACAAAAATGACCACATTGAATTCATTCTCAAACACGCTTCGTGTGTCTTGGAAAAGCCCTATGGGTTATGACTATGTCAATTTTACTGTCGGCCTCTATCGTATGGAGTGTGATTTCGAGGTAGATCAAGGTTGTAAATTGAGCGATGTGTACTCTGAAACACCTGGTGTCATCATGGTTCAGAACTCGAAAGCAAACATGGTAGACGACGCCAATC from Bdellovibrio sp. BCCA carries:
- a CDS encoding crossover junction endodeoxyribonuclease RuvC; its protein translation is MATLSYSAILTKPILTIIGLDVSLTGTGLSVFTHNRETGSIELKNLYLISTPPTKARHQRIGRFLRIVSAIESLLGKHSPDAIAIEGYALKSQGRAASDLPEIGGMIRLMIIKRCIPFIEIEPTSLKKHITGKGNVDKSIMIKVINELLNISVTDDNVSDASGLGLMLSHKLSSVGYDFAKLFDELMEKAEDKKEEKRLKDLRKKYGKIIPEDKLYPKNKNSNRKTKEVPEITVTELSF